In Nocardioides conyzicola, one genomic interval encodes:
- a CDS encoding O-antigen ligase family protein, translated as MLAVMAPALLALAAAVAFAGARRWSIVVAVVAALGTSQLWQVGITARPEVFVCVILLCSSALRPPLAAAPVANRNILTLLGFWLAYATAVSLAFSPRPADSISLIIWSALSMSALWWLPRLGLTAREVVCFGTAVVLAHALFAIGAWLLAQTGSANYFVFLDFGDTNYRARGITLEPNILGSTSVAWITVVYYWRHVVPRWVLLSTVPIAAAGLTSLTRTTIACLLLVGAIIALRNFGSFVRGAVLAAVSIPVLLSVAGSSVLAAQGRAASLLDFNDFSQGTGAFRSRSWQLALDDLSNGTGWLTGFGINSFPQRYEAYVNHKSLDYLSNFWITTLYDTGVVGAFLLVLALVAIVRAVPRKYDALPFFIGFAISQSVTSTSWLLFTWFTVAAMLLPNAVEAQDSSPKGRVDPVDGSIPGAPPRPSITPVPAARRALGRHH; from the coding sequence GTGCTCGCGGTGATGGCGCCGGCCCTGCTGGCCCTTGCCGCCGCGGTGGCATTCGCTGGTGCTCGGCGTTGGAGCATCGTGGTGGCGGTCGTCGCGGCACTCGGGACAAGTCAGCTCTGGCAGGTCGGCATCACGGCTCGCCCAGAGGTCTTCGTGTGCGTGATCCTGCTCTGTAGCTCCGCACTCCGACCTCCACTAGCGGCGGCCCCGGTTGCCAACCGCAACATCTTGACGCTTCTCGGCTTTTGGCTCGCCTACGCAACGGCGGTGTCGCTGGCATTCTCTCCGAGGCCGGCAGATAGCATTTCGCTGATCATTTGGTCCGCGCTCTCCATGTCCGCCCTCTGGTGGCTGCCGAGGCTGGGGCTGACGGCTCGCGAGGTGGTGTGCTTCGGCACGGCCGTCGTTCTGGCCCACGCACTCTTTGCCATCGGAGCCTGGCTGCTTGCGCAGACCGGCAGCGCCAATTACTTCGTGTTTCTGGACTTCGGTGACACCAATTATCGTGCGCGGGGCATCACGCTGGAGCCGAACATCCTCGGCTCGACCTCGGTTGCATGGATCACTGTCGTGTATTACTGGCGCCACGTCGTCCCAAGGTGGGTGCTGCTGTCTACCGTCCCGATTGCCGCGGCCGGCCTGACCAGCCTGACGCGCACAACGATTGCGTGCCTGCTCCTGGTCGGAGCCATCATCGCGTTGCGCAACTTCGGCAGCTTCGTGCGGGGGGCGGTTCTGGCCGCGGTGAGCATTCCCGTGCTGTTGTCCGTAGCGGGGTCGAGCGTGCTTGCTGCCCAAGGACGGGCTGCCTCGTTGCTAGACTTCAACGACTTCAGTCAGGGGACGGGCGCGTTCCGCTCCCGGTCGTGGCAATTAGCGTTGGATGACCTGTCCAACGGCACGGGATGGCTGACCGGCTTCGGAATTAACTCCTTCCCTCAGCGCTACGAGGCCTACGTCAACCATAAGAGCCTCGACTACCTCAGCAACTTTTGGATCACGACGTTGTACGACACGGGAGTCGTCGGAGCGTTCCTCCTCGTACTTGCCTTGGTCGCGATCGTTCGTGCCGTGCCTAGGAAATACGACGCGCTGCCGTTCTTCATTGGTTTTGCAATCTCACAATCGGTGACGAGCACCTCATGGCTTCTCTTCACCTGGTTCACGGTAGCGGCCATGCTCCTGCCAAACGCTGTCGAAGCGCAGGACTCGAGCCCCAAGGGTCGCGTCGATCCTGTGGACGGATCGATCCCCGGTGCACCGCCCCGCCCATCCATCACGCCAGTGCCCGCAGCCCGCAGGGCACTGGGTCGTCACCACTGA